The following proteins come from a genomic window of bacterium:
- a CDS encoding zinc-binding dehydrogenase: MKAAVIEEPGKLVVREVPEPVMGDYDCLCEGLYGTTCSGTDLHLLGGHPLFGIKFPTILGHESIGRVIEVGPKVECFKVGDLVTRLCNRPTEDLRVHWGGFAERGLVSDWRAMERDGVPLDWTKGIQQVLPRDFDPARSTMVITWRETFSFITRMGVAEGAKVLVMGTGGNGLSYMNHAVNLGAATVLAIGSPAREETARAVGATDFISYHEDDLVAAARERGLDGFDLMIDAVGKIGQLDRVMPLVRPDGVVAIYGVDDYGRVTINPQRAPGSFTFANKGYWEYETHDRVVELIQRGRLRAEHWLDLDHAFPLTEMNEALAAIRERRVVKALVKLSGD, from the coding sequence ATGAAAGCTGCCGTCATCGAGGAACCAGGGAAGCTCGTCGTGCGGGAAGTGCCCGAGCCCGTGATGGGCGACTACGACTGCCTGTGCGAGGGGCTGTACGGGACGACGTGCAGTGGCACGGACCTGCACCTGCTGGGCGGCCACCCCCTCTTTGGCATCAAGTTCCCCACCATCCTGGGCCATGAGAGCATCGGCCGCGTCATTGAGGTCGGCCCGAAGGTGGAGTGCTTCAAGGTGGGCGATCTGGTGACCCGGCTATGCAACCGCCCGACCGAGGACCTGCGCGTGCACTGGGGCGGCTTCGCGGAGCGAGGGCTGGTGAGCGACTGGCGCGCCATGGAGCGCGACGGCGTGCCGCTGGACTGGACCAAGGGCATCCAGCAGGTCCTGCCGAGGGACTTCGACCCGGCCCGGTCCACCATGGTCATCACCTGGCGCGAGACCTTCAGCTTCATCACCCGCATGGGCGTGGCGGAAGGGGCCAAGGTGCTGGTGATGGGCACGGGCGGCAACGGGCTGTCCTACATGAACCACGCCGTCAATCTGGGCGCGGCGACCGTCCTGGCCATTGGCAGCCCCGCGCGCGAGGAGACGGCCCGCGCCGTCGGAGCCACGGACTTCATCTCGTACCACGAGGACGACCTGGTCGCCGCGGCGCGGGAGCGTGGACTGGACGGCTTCGACCTGATGATTGACGCCGTGGGCAAGATCGGGCAACTCGACCGCGTCATGCCGCTCGTGCGACCGGATGGTGTCGTCGCCATCTACGGTGTGGACGACTACGGCAGGGTCACGATCAACCCCCAGCGCGCGCCCGGCAGCTTCACGTTTGCCAACAAGGGTTACTGGGAGTATGAGACGCACGACCGGGTGGTGGAACTGATACAGCGGGGCCGCCTGCGTGCGGAGCATTGGCTGGATCTGGACCACGCCTTCCCGCTGACGGAGATGAACGAGGCCCTGGCGGCGATTCGCGAGCGCCGCGTGGTCAAAGCCCTGGTGAAGCTGAGCGGAGACTGA
- a CDS encoding C45 family autoproteolytic acyltransferase/hydrolase, giving the protein MIPRRPLLVSLTLLAACAVANAQWEETTPQRYRCNGYRVLRLVGTPEEMGRQHGRLLGSQVRRVVRDVIGGEAGDPERHARLIAGTKRMERQLPSDIREELHALAGTARVDYWDLVALQLFGDVWRASQCSSFAVYGRATATGELVAGRNFDFWDHGVSEYAAVIIHYVPETGIPFFTVTWAGIINGWTAMNTKGVLAANNTSWGRSDSLDGLSTCFMIRKIVQHASTVQEGVDIIQNTPRACGTNMLVAGGSPPAAAVVEYDHEQVAVRWAKPGDAPLPELPPRSQQAPPAADQPAALNLRDDTANGAADTAPFDNTWLEPEGNYDYVSGLPGVVIATNHFRALYQDEPQGGWVSWCGRYRKLERLIGENYGRTDRTMNFIGQPGVGMGSINLHSVLLFPADLTFRVSMGRAPAYEYPFRSFRLTPTAIVSAEDD; this is encoded by the coding sequence ATGATTCCCCGCCGTCCACTCCTGGTATCCCTTACTCTCCTCGCAGCCTGCGCCGTCGCCAACGCCCAGTGGGAGGAGACGACACCCCAGCGGTACCGCTGCAACGGCTACCGGGTGCTGCGACTGGTGGGGACGCCGGAGGAGATGGGGCGGCAGCACGGGCGGCTGCTGGGCTCGCAGGTGCGGCGCGTCGTGCGCGATGTCATCGGCGGTGAGGCGGGGGACCCGGAGCGGCACGCCCGGCTCATCGCTGGGACGAAGCGTATGGAGCGGCAGCTTCCCTCCGACATCCGGGAGGAGTTGCATGCCCTGGCCGGCACCGCGCGGGTGGACTACTGGGACCTGGTGGCCCTGCAACTCTTCGGCGATGTCTGGCGGGCTTCGCAGTGCAGCAGCTTTGCCGTCTATGGCCGCGCCACGGCGACCGGGGAGCTGGTTGCCGGCCGCAACTTCGACTTCTGGGACCACGGTGTCAGCGAGTACGCCGCCGTCATCATCCACTACGTGCCCGAGACCGGCATCCCCTTCTTCACCGTCACCTGGGCGGGCATCATCAACGGCTGGACAGCCATGAACACCAAGGGCGTCCTGGCCGCCAACAACACCTCCTGGGGGCGCTCGGACAGTCTCGACGGCCTGTCCACCTGCTTCATGATCCGCAAGATCGTGCAGCACGCGAGCACGGTGCAGGAGGGGGTGGACATCATCCAGAACACCCCACGTGCGTGCGGGACGAACATGCTCGTCGCCGGGGGCAGTCCGCCGGCGGCAGCGGTCGTCGAGTATGACCACGAGCAGGTGGCGGTGCGCTGGGCCAAGCCGGGCGATGCGCCCCTGCCCGAGCTGCCGCCGCGCTCCCAGCAGGCCCCCCCTGCGGCGGACCAGCCGGCCGCCCTCAATCTGCGCGACGACACCGCCAATGGCGCTGCCGACACCGCGCCCTTCGACAACACCTGGCTGGAGCCGGAGGGGAACTACGACTATGTCTCCGGCTTGCCGGGGGTGGTCATCGCGACCAACCACTTCCGAGCGCTGTACCAGGACGAGCCGCAGGGCGGGTGGGTCAGCTGGTGCGGCCGCTACCGGAAGCTGGAGCGGCTCATCGGGGAGAACTACGGGCGGACTGACCGGACGATGAACTTCATCGGCCAGCCAGGGGTGGGGATGGGGAGCATCAACCTGCACTCGGTGCTGCTATTCCCGGCGGACCTGACCTTCCGGGTCTCGATGGGCCGCGCCCCGGCCTATGAGTACCCGTTCCGCAGCTTCCGCTTGACGCCCACAGCGATCGTGTCGGCCGAGGACGACTGA
- a CDS encoding tetratricopeptide repeat protein: MRRGPIVALLILVGLAVLAVAAPAQPVDAPAQGGVSAQPAGTSPQRQQAAGILKAVQEMIAAGQYEDAERKLQEARDLDPTYPAVYSNFGYLYDAWREHTRDVATTDQIIALRTKALDAYGQLLTLWPDDAYGREHIKPLFYEGYFPRAVREPYLAFSSVGFVNDVVRVGDLTRRLAYTNSVLFHEDMKRGGAQRDGEPPQIAVPVTGDKVFCQVNRSCYGYTMAADSDRYLLSFVLSWPSETLSAGRNYSPVATRLVHLLLRYCWYGRLYLSLPREPGLVNAYLCRQGPAGAETYKDALYFYNIDTPRSGIEWARQAAHEYGHLVLPEIGRFARPEPFASGELGERLLLQYLAQEAGEVSGDPWPSEAARQAVAALWPEGDFAVADYIEKVCRTSLDYWLAAGPDAGLLSTGEVGADAMQYLIGFLLWTQAAYGPDTLRGVLQSAAGTQPTDYVVAFKALVARQAQQGALSMDAGSLNLKASKLKQPPLEGALRRREVVVSPGDNVLFYAYLPAGTWTLAPQPSQPELTVMVDGKGPLPLDEKGCLPLGRLATDGWHTVGLRLSDKGQAFTLERLTLRLEPQT, translated from the coding sequence ATGAGACGCGGCCCCATCGTGGCGTTGCTGATCCTCGTCGGCCTGGCGGTGCTGGCCGTCGCTGCGCCGGCCCAGCCGGTGGACGCCCCCGCACAGGGCGGGGTGTCGGCGCAACCGGCAGGGACCTCGCCGCAACGCCAACAGGCCGCGGGCATCCTCAAGGCCGTCCAGGAGATGATCGCGGCTGGCCAATATGAGGACGCCGAGCGCAAGCTCCAGGAAGCGCGCGACCTCGACCCGACCTACCCCGCCGTCTACAGCAACTTCGGCTACCTGTACGACGCCTGGCGCGAACACACCAGGGATGTCGCCACGACAGACCAGATCATTGCGCTGCGCACCAAGGCCCTCGACGCCTATGGCCAGCTACTCACGCTGTGGCCCGATGACGCCTACGGGCGCGAGCACATCAAGCCGCTGTTCTACGAGGGGTACTTCCCCCGGGCCGTACGCGAGCCGTACCTGGCCTTCAGTTCCGTCGGCTTCGTCAATGACGTGGTGCGGGTGGGCGATCTGACTCGCCGCCTGGCCTACACCAACTCCGTGCTCTTCCATGAGGACATGAAGCGCGGCGGGGCGCAGCGCGACGGCGAGCCGCCGCAGATTGCGGTACCGGTCACCGGTGACAAGGTCTTCTGCCAGGTCAATCGCTCGTGCTATGGCTACACCATGGCCGCCGACAGCGACCGGTACCTGCTGAGCTTCGTCCTGTCCTGGCCCTCGGAGACGCTGAGCGCCGGGCGGAACTACAGCCCGGTCGCCACGCGGCTGGTTCATCTGCTGCTGCGCTACTGCTGGTACGGGCGGCTGTACCTGAGCCTGCCGCGCGAGCCGGGACTGGTCAACGCCTACCTGTGCCGCCAGGGCCCAGCCGGAGCGGAGACCTACAAAGACGCTCTGTACTTCTACAACATAGACACGCCCCGCAGCGGGATCGAGTGGGCGCGGCAGGCGGCCCACGAGTACGGGCACCTGGTGCTGCCGGAGATCGGGCGTTTCGCCCGACCCGAGCCCTTCGCTTCCGGCGAACTGGGGGAGAGACTGCTCCTGCAGTACCTCGCCCAGGAAGCAGGGGAGGTCTCGGGCGATCCCTGGCCCTCCGAGGCAGCCCGACAGGCCGTGGCGGCGCTCTGGCCCGAGGGCGACTTCGCTGTGGCCGACTACATCGAGAAGGTCTGCCGCACCTCATTGGACTACTGGCTCGCGGCCGGACCGGACGCCGGGCTGCTGTCTACCGGGGAGGTCGGCGCGGACGCCATGCAGTACCTGATCGGCTTCCTGCTGTGGACGCAGGCGGCGTACGGTCCGGACACGCTGCGCGGGGTCCTGCAGAGCGCGGCCGGCACGCAGCCGACTGACTATGTGGTGGCCTTCAAAGCCCTGGTCGCGCGGCAGGCCCAGCAGGGCGCGCTGAGCATGGACGCCGGCAGCCTGAACCTGAAGGCCAGCAAGCTCAAGCAACCGCCGCTCGAGGGCGCGCTGCGTCGTCGCGAAGTCGTCGTGTCGCCGGGCGACAATGTGCTCTTCTATGCCTACCTGCCCGCCGGGACATGGACACTGGCACCGCAGCCGTCGCAGCCGGAGCTGACGGTCATGGTGGACGGCAAGGGCCCGCTGCCGCTGGATGAGAAGGGTTGCTTGCCCCTCGGCCGCCTGGCGACAGACGGCTGGCACACGGTCGGCCTCCGGCTGTCGGACAAGGGCCAGGCCTTCACGCTGGAACGGCTGACCTTGCGGCTCGAGCCGCAGACCTAG